One stretch of Cohnella algarum DNA includes these proteins:
- a CDS encoding ketopantoate hydroxymethyltransferase, translated as MITQSFLMDVAEYVDGRIAKVVINGTYVITEFEAKDVAENTVALNYIVPVADVSLITTIELMDAADNVISSANVNVPITTDTLMLQNIEVKEVTS; from the coding sequence ATGATCACGCAATCGTTTTTAATGGATGTCGCCGAGTACGTTGACGGTCGGATCGCGAAGGTGGTCATCAACGGGACCTACGTCATCACCGAGTTCGAGGCGAAGGACGTGGCCGAAAACACCGTCGCGCTGAATTACATCGTGCCGGTCGCGGACGTCTCGCTGATCACGACGATCGAGCTCATGGACGCGGCCGACAACGTGATCAGCTCCGCGAACGTCAACGTGCCGATTACAACGGACACGCTGATGCTGCAAAACATCGAAGTCAAGGAGGTCACGAGCTGA
- a CDS encoding LysM domain-containing protein has translation MEEETKPFSMYISWNNNEEGWPFPILPGKVTIKREGSGKEYRIIGTGPIQTIEKPKLAEISFESFFPGNSYPFINPKHFQTDGKPDAHRYVYYINKWMHSGYPVRFSYIGSNINDDKTKIWLPMTIESFERWEQGGSPGDIFYSLKLKEYVFFAPARARPVQQPDGTTKLVKEQAQAWDPRVPQATYTLKPGDTLLKVARLQLGDSGRWREIQQLNNITDSELKRLQPGRVLQMPARRT, from the coding sequence GTGGAAGAGGAAACAAAGCCGTTTTCGATGTATATCAGTTGGAACAATAACGAAGAGGGATGGCCGTTTCCCATTCTTCCGGGAAAAGTAACTATTAAACGAGAAGGGTCAGGAAAGGAATACCGGATCATCGGAACCGGGCCTATTCAGACGATCGAAAAGCCGAAATTGGCAGAAATCAGTTTTGAAAGTTTCTTCCCCGGTAACAGTTACCCCTTTATCAACCCCAAACACTTTCAAACGGATGGAAAGCCTGACGCACATCGATACGTTTACTACATTAACAAATGGATGCACAGCGGATATCCAGTCCGCTTTTCATACATTGGTAGCAACATAAACGACGACAAAACAAAAATCTGGCTCCCGATGACGATCGAATCGTTCGAACGCTGGGAGCAGGGCGGCTCCCCGGGCGACATCTTTTATTCGCTCAAGCTCAAGGAATACGTCTTTTTTGCCCCGGCGCGGGCGCGTCCGGTGCAACAGCCGGATGGCACGACGAAGCTGGTTAAGGAGCAAGCGCAGGCGTGGGACCCCCGCGTCCCCCAGGCTACGTACACGCTCAAGCCCGGGGATACGCTACTGAAGGTCGCCCGGCTGCAGCTTGGCGACTCCGGCCGCTGGCGGGAGATCCAGCAGCTCAACAACATTACCGACTCGGAGCTCAAGCGGCTGCAGCCGGGGCGGGTCCTGCAGATGCCGGCAAGAAGAACATAA
- a CDS encoding Panacea domain-containing protein — protein sequence MGVIIDFKRRVRKMVTIHDVAKTFLNMESMSPKKLQKLCFYAYSWYLYYFEKPLFDNRFQAWVHGPVDPSLYHTYKEFGWSAIPREATVPNVITNDAEVYEFLESLYESYGHLDADELEALTHDQIPWKRARAGLQPFQASNSPIKDKDIIEQVRMELGNA from the coding sequence ATGGGAGTCATTATAGATTTTAAAAGAAGGGTGAGGAAAATGGTCACCATTCACGATGTGGCAAAAACGTTCTTAAACATGGAATCAATGTCTCCAAAAAAACTTCAGAAGCTTTGCTTCTACGCTTACTCTTGGTACCTATACTATTTCGAAAAACCACTCTTTGACAATAGGTTTCAGGCATGGGTGCATGGGCCAGTTGATCCGAGCCTTTACCACACTTACAAAGAATTTGGGTGGTCGGCTATCCCACGTGAGGCTACCGTCCCAAATGTAATAACAAATGATGCAGAGGTATATGAATTCCTTGAATCGCTTTACGAATCTTACGGCCACTTGGATGCTGATGAACTTGAAGCCTTAACTCATGATCAAATTCCTTGGAAAAGGGCAAGAGCTGGTCTTCAACCTTTCCAAGCATCAAATTCACCGATTAAAGATAAGGATATTATTGAACAGGTTAGGATGGAATTGGGAAATGCCTAA
- a CDS encoding N-acetylmuramoyl-L-alanine amidase, with the protein MAKTIVIDAGHGGRDPGAVGNGLQEKDITLRIAQLAAGKLERYDGARVLLTRSMDTFLELSERTSFANRAKADALVSVHVNAGGGAGGFESFVYTGASAASAAFQNVLHREIWQRINRLGVERDRGQKRANLHMCRESNMPAVLIECLFIDVAADAAKLRREDVLDAFADGIVAGMAAYLGLQLKQAAAADVPVIVNDKLAGHGRVIDGHVYLPLRQLGDALGKPVHWDNEAKLPYVDGKAVETFSVVDGMTFVGVRAAGELLGAEVYWHGGVKKVFIYQ; encoded by the coding sequence ATGGCTAAGACGATCGTAATTGACGCTGGCCACGGCGGGCGGGATCCCGGCGCCGTCGGAAACGGCTTGCAGGAAAAAGACATCACGTTACGGATCGCGCAGCTCGCGGCCGGCAAACTCGAGCGCTACGATGGCGCCCGCGTGCTGCTGACGCGTTCGATGGATACGTTTTTGGAGCTGTCTGAGCGGACCAGCTTTGCAAACCGCGCGAAGGCCGATGCGCTCGTCTCCGTCCACGTCAACGCTGGGGGAGGGGCTGGCGGCTTCGAATCCTTCGTTTATACAGGCGCGAGCGCGGCGTCGGCTGCGTTTCAAAATGTTCTGCACCGGGAAATCTGGCAGCGAATCAACCGGCTCGGCGTCGAGCGGGACCGCGGCCAGAAACGAGCAAACCTGCACATGTGCCGGGAATCCAATATGCCGGCCGTTTTGATCGAGTGCCTTTTCATCGATGTGGCAGCCGACGCCGCCAAGCTCCGGCGGGAGGACGTCCTGGACGCCTTCGCCGACGGGATCGTCGCGGGCATGGCGGCTTACCTCGGATTGCAGCTCAAGCAGGCGGCGGCCGCCGACGTCCCGGTCATCGTCAACGACAAGCTGGCCGGCCACGGCCGGGTGATCGACGGCCATGTCTATTTGCCGCTTCGCCAGCTCGGCGACGCCCTCGGCAAACCGGTCCACTGGGACAATGAGGCTAAGCTGCCGTATGTCGACGGCAAAGCTGTTGAGACGTTCTCCGTCGTCGACGGCATGACGTTCGTCGGTGTACGCGCGGCGGGGGAACTGCTGGGGGCCGAAGTGTACTGGCACGGCGGGGTTAAAAAAGTCTTCATTTATCAATAA
- a CDS encoding XkdQ/YqbQ family protein → MFEVILDNRNGILWDITQLVAESSWRTSRVGKAGVLDLSIVRGPAYQEQLVVNNGDVVRVRMDGDLLFVGNVFVIEESDDRELKITAYDQIRYLMETDTYVKTNVTATEVIRDNTSAVDLNVGDLVDTVHRIPRFLQDGQKRIDIICSALDETLMATGRLYVFYDDAGALTLRDVENLTVDLILGDGSLVYGYNLKRDIDSDTYNRIKLVRDNEETGNRDVYITQDSATIARWGRLQYYQKVDDGLNEAQINQIMARFIALKNREQVRFTLEALGYPGVRAGVKLQVTIEELGINQYYLVDECTHRFKGDEHTMQLEMKVYGNEPH, encoded by the coding sequence GTGTTCGAGGTTATTCTCGACAACCGAAACGGCATACTGTGGGACATCACGCAGCTGGTCGCCGAATCGTCCTGGCGCACGTCGCGCGTCGGAAAGGCGGGCGTGCTGGATTTATCGATCGTCCGCGGCCCCGCCTATCAGGAGCAGCTCGTCGTTAACAACGGCGATGTCGTTCGGGTTCGGATGGACGGGGATCTGCTGTTCGTGGGAAACGTGTTTGTGATCGAGGAATCAGACGACCGCGAACTAAAGATCACCGCGTACGATCAGATCCGGTACTTGATGGAGACCGACACGTACGTCAAAACCAACGTCACGGCGACGGAGGTCATCCGGGACAACACGAGCGCCGTCGACCTGAACGTCGGCGATTTGGTTGACACTGTGCACCGAATCCCTCGTTTCCTCCAGGACGGCCAGAAACGAATCGACATCATCTGTTCTGCGCTCGACGAGACGCTAATGGCGACGGGGCGGCTGTACGTCTTTTACGACGACGCGGGCGCGCTTACGTTGCGGGATGTCGAAAACCTGACGGTTGACCTGATCTTGGGGGATGGCAGCCTCGTTTACGGGTACAATCTCAAGCGCGATATCGACAGCGACACCTACAACCGGATTAAGTTGGTCAGGGACAACGAGGAGACTGGCAACCGGGACGTCTACATCACGCAAGACAGCGCCACGATCGCGCGCTGGGGCCGCCTGCAATATTACCAAAAGGTAGACGATGGCCTCAATGAGGCGCAGATCAATCAGATCATGGCGCGGTTTATCGCTTTAAAAAATCGCGAGCAGGTACGCTTTACGCTGGAGGCTCTCGGGTACCCCGGGGTGCGCGCGGGTGTGAAGCTGCAGGTGACGATTGAGGAGCTTGGCATCAATCAATATTACCTGGTCGACGAATGCACGCACCGGTTTAAGGGGGACGAGCATACCATGCAGCTCGAAATGAAGGTGTACGGCAATGAGCCTCACTGA
- a CDS encoding DUF2577 family protein, whose product MSLTDVMKQIASNVNQASQPATVMYGVVTQTSPLEVTVDQRLPLSADFLIVPEHMTAYSVTVDGQTVEIRRGIEEGDRLVLLRSMGAEITSFWGGCHEHIASRGHAGNGGHGPNEPYVPDRFRQGADRGHDRRG is encoded by the coding sequence ATGAGCCTCACTGATGTGATGAAGCAGATTGCCTCGAATGTAAATCAAGCGTCTCAGCCCGCCACGGTCATGTATGGCGTCGTAACCCAAACAAGTCCGCTCGAGGTAACCGTTGACCAACGGTTGCCTTTGTCAGCGGACTTTTTAATTGTCCCGGAGCACATGACGGCCTACTCGGTCACCGTGGACGGCCAAACGGTGGAAATCCGCCGCGGAATCGAGGAGGGGGACCGGCTCGTCCTGCTGCGATCGATGGGGGCCGAGATTACGTCATTCTGGGGAGGTTGCCATGAGCATATTGCCAGCAGGGGCCACGCCGGTAACGGAGGACACGGTCCAAACGAGCCATACGTACCGGATCGATTTCGACAAGGGGCGGATCGCGGGCATGACCGACGGGGTTGA
- a CDS encoding putative phage tail protein — MSDRILQYLPAYYRGILDVVELAETEDIELDLMAAAVQRLFDDQFVETSDLLAIKRREAMLGIQADPTTETLEFRKKRILNRYQTKPPFTIRWLQQQLDQLVGQGMTIVSVDVEEFVLYVTTNIENANIFHEVLHTIQTVKPANLIYQQNTSLLDVIGLEEHISRQTITWNYKLDGSWDLGEEPYSTLGTEEQIT, encoded by the coding sequence ATGTCTGATCGCATTTTGCAGTATTTGCCGGCGTACTATCGCGGCATCCTGGATGTCGTGGAGTTGGCCGAAACAGAGGATATCGAGCTGGATTTGATGGCCGCTGCCGTGCAGCGGCTTTTTGACGACCAGTTTGTCGAGACATCCGACCTGCTGGCGATCAAGCGGCGGGAGGCGATGCTGGGCATTCAAGCGGACCCAACGACGGAGACGCTTGAATTTCGTAAAAAGCGGATCCTCAACCGATACCAAACCAAGCCGCCGTTTACGATCCGCTGGCTGCAGCAGCAGCTCGACCAACTTGTCGGCCAAGGGATGACGATCGTCTCCGTCGACGTGGAGGAATTCGTCCTCTACGTCACGACAAATATCGAGAACGCCAATATCTTTCATGAGGTCCTGCATACGATCCAGACGGTCAAGCCGGCCAACCTGATCTATCAGCAAAACACGTCCTTGCTGGATGTAATCGGGCTTGAGGAGCACATCAGCCGACAGACCATCACCTGGAATTACAAGCTGGACGGATCATGGGATCTCGGCGAGGAACCTTATTCGACGCTTGGAACGGAGGAGCAGATCACATGA
- a CDS encoding DUF2634 domain-containing protein has product MSILPAGATPVTEDTVQTSHTYRIDFDKGRIAGMTDGVDAVKQAVYKIVDTERFAFLIYNDSYGRIRGPASEIQNLVTDALLQDDRITAVEDFEVTIGAGDTAVVTFTVVTIFGSIRVERSTSVNV; this is encoded by the coding sequence ATGAGCATATTGCCAGCAGGGGCCACGCCGGTAACGGAGGACACGGTCCAAACGAGCCATACGTACCGGATCGATTTCGACAAGGGGCGGATCGCGGGCATGACCGACGGGGTTGATGCCGTCAAGCAGGCGGTGTACAAAATCGTCGACACCGAGCGATTCGCATTCTTGATTTACAATGACTCGTACGGCCGAATTCGCGGGCCGGCGAGCGAAATTCAGAATCTCGTCACCGATGCGCTGCTTCAGGACGACCGGATTACGGCCGTCGAGGATTTTGAGGTTACCATCGGGGCCGGCGACACGGCCGTCGTTACTTTTACGGTTGTTACGATTTTTGGCTCGATCCGAGTAGAAAGGAGCACGAGCGTCAATGTATGA
- a CDS encoding baseplate J/gp47 family protein, producing the protein MYETLTYEVILQRMLDRVRPDVDKRQGSLIYDALAPAAAELAQMYIDLDINRNLSFADTASGDELARRTAEFGVNRRAATSAIRKGVFYGNNNVPVNVPIGSRYGISGINYTVAEQIATGEFSLRCETAGTIGNQYFGAMLPIEYVAGLVRAELTDVLVPGEDQEPDAELRQRYYEAVNEPRFGGNVSDYRQTINEIDGVGGTKVFPVWQGGGTVKCTIIAADWNEPSQALIDEVQTIVDPTENSGEGLGTAPIGHRVTITGVQALTVNVVTTVTLASGTTVGQVQGPIEDAIGAYLLGLRRSWANETELVARVAQIDAAILTVPGVIDVRDTALNGAPANLTFGAEEMPALGTVTVNV; encoded by the coding sequence ATGTATGAGACTTTGACCTACGAAGTGATTTTGCAGCGGATGCTGGATCGCGTGCGGCCGGACGTCGACAAGCGGCAGGGCAGCCTGATTTACGACGCCCTGGCGCCCGCCGCGGCTGAGCTTGCCCAGATGTACATCGATTTGGACATTAACCGCAATTTGTCCTTCGCGGATACGGCTTCCGGCGACGAGTTGGCGCGCCGGACCGCGGAGTTCGGCGTCAACCGCCGGGCCGCAACGTCCGCGATCCGGAAAGGCGTGTTCTACGGCAACAACAATGTCCCCGTCAATGTGCCGATCGGCAGCCGGTACGGCATATCGGGCATCAACTATACGGTCGCCGAGCAGATCGCCACCGGCGAGTTTTCGCTCCGGTGCGAGACGGCCGGGACCATCGGCAACCAATACTTCGGGGCGATGCTGCCGATCGAATACGTGGCCGGGCTCGTCCGGGCCGAGCTGACCGACGTCCTGGTGCCGGGGGAGGATCAAGAGCCGGACGCGGAGCTGCGCCAACGATACTATGAGGCGGTCAACGAGCCTCGGTTTGGCGGCAACGTCTCCGACTACCGGCAGACGATCAACGAGATCGACGGCGTCGGCGGCACAAAAGTCTTCCCTGTTTGGCAAGGCGGCGGCACGGTCAAATGCACGATCATCGCCGCGGATTGGAACGAGCCGTCACAGGCGCTGATCGACGAGGTTCAAACCATTGTGGACCCGACGGAAAACAGCGGGGAGGGGCTCGGGACGGCGCCGATTGGCCATCGGGTCACGATCACCGGCGTGCAGGCGCTCACCGTCAATGTCGTCACGACCGTGACGCTGGCCAGCGGCACGACGGTGGGACAGGTGCAGGGGCCGATCGAGGACGCCATTGGCGCGTACCTGCTCGGGCTTCGGCGAAGCTGGGCGAATGAGACGGAGCTGGTCGCGCGCGTAGCGCAGATCGACGCGGCGATCTTGACGGTGCCCGGCGTCATCGATGTTAGGGACACGGCGCTCAACGGTGCCCCGGCTAACCTGACGTTCGGGGCTGAAGAAATGCCCGCGCTGGGGACGGTGACCGTCAATGTCTGA
- a CDS encoding excalibur calcium-binding domain-containing protein, whose translation MISGGAGTTTNQPETSTGNDPSEPTNQQSGTVVYETCKAAREAGAAPLYVGDPGYSKKLDRDGDGVACES comes from the coding sequence GTGATATCCGGAGGAGCAGGGACGACGACCAACCAGCCGGAAACATCGACGGGTAATGATCCGAGTGAACCAACAAATCAACAATCTGGAACTGTAGTTTACGAAACGTGCAAAGCTGCCAGAGAAGCTGGAGCAGCTCCGCTGTACGTTGGCGATCCTGGATACAGCAAAAAGTTAGACCGCGATGGTGACGGTGTCGCGTGCGAATCATAA
- a CDS encoding nucleotidyltransferase domain-containing protein has translation MGIEKVPQEIRDKLQKLFNEYGLNEGYLYVDLSSGDVELRTNKASPEDLRLAKIIAGIYAERDPENIEKIVLFGSRARGDSGASSDFDILILVQEDSKDIRSNIRAGRRHSSKFPIVDLDLIICTDEDFKKSKIYESVLKEGILLYQRGN, from the coding sequence ATGGGAATCGAAAAGGTACCTCAGGAGATTAGAGACAAGCTTCAAAAGCTTTTTAACGAGTATGGCCTGAACGAGGGATATCTTTATGTTGACCTAAGTTCAGGCGACGTTGAACTGCGTACGAATAAAGCCTCGCCTGAAGATTTAAGGTTGGCGAAAATCATAGCAGGCATCTATGCAGAGAGGGACCCCGAAAATATTGAGAAGATCGTATTGTTCGGGTCACGAGCTCGCGGGGATTCAGGCGCCAGCAGCGACTTTGATATCCTTATTTTAGTGCAAGAGGATAGTAAAGATATTCGGTCAAACATACGAGCGGGAAGACGGCACTCAAGTAAATTTCCTATAGTTGATCTAGACTTGATTATTTGTACGGATGAAGATTTCAAAAAGTCCAAGATTTATGAAAGTGTTTTGAAGGAAGGGATCCTGTTATATCAGCGTGGCAATTAG
- a CDS encoding DUF7695 domain-containing protein gives MSRLRRNAVRCLRCGDVVDSTSLHQIARCNCGAVTVDGGLEYAKRIWVGGLPEEIFEELSEYEKEQ, from the coding sequence TTGAGCAGGCTCAGGCGTAATGCGGTACGATGCCTTCGGTGCGGGGATGTCGTCGACTCCACATCGTTGCACCAGATTGCCCGCTGCAACTGCGGCGCGGTGACCGTCGATGGCGGCCTTGAATACGCCAAACGTATATGGGTTGGTGGGCTTCCGGAAGAAATCTTCGAAGAATTATCCGAGTACGAAAAAGAGCAGTGA
- a CDS encoding RNA ligase family protein codes for MFISPMLLEKRESPFDDDRYIFEPKIDGHRMIMSIQDGAVRLYTRHENEVTRQYPELHDVPIANSSDAVLDGEVAIVDPESGAVEFESIMERFRMSRPMSIREASVRRPVHYFVFDILRYKGQDVRSKPLTERRALLDDVLQNNRYFSRTLAVDGAGRKLFEAIKDKDMEGIVAKRKDSTYVSQRSPKWLKIINYQYATVRIAGYRKNQFGWLAQLDGRGVGIIELAVPAVHRQAFYGIAKTIVTGEDRNYVYLEPSIQAVVQFRNWTRAGLLRSPEFVRFIV; via the coding sequence ATGTTTATCTCCCCCATGCTGTTGGAAAAACGCGAATCCCCTTTCGACGACGATCGCTACATATTCGAGCCCAAGATCGACGGCCACCGGATGATCATGTCCATCCAGGACGGCGCCGTCCGGCTCTACACGCGCCATGAAAACGAGGTCACGCGCCAGTATCCCGAGCTGCATGACGTACCGATCGCGAACAGCTCCGACGCGGTCCTAGACGGGGAGGTGGCGATCGTGGATCCGGAGAGTGGCGCGGTCGAGTTTGAATCGATCATGGAGCGGTTTCGAATGAGTCGGCCGATGTCGATCCGGGAAGCGTCCGTCCGGCGGCCAGTCCATTATTTCGTTTTCGACATATTGCGGTACAAAGGCCAGGACGTCCGCTCGAAGCCGCTGACGGAGCGCCGGGCGCTGCTGGATGACGTGCTGCAAAACAATCGGTATTTCAGCCGTACGCTGGCCGTGGACGGCGCTGGAAGGAAATTATTCGAAGCGATCAAAGATAAGGATATGGAGGGCATTGTCGCAAAACGCAAGGACAGCACATACGTAAGCCAGCGCAGCCCGAAATGGCTCAAAATCATCAATTACCAGTATGCGACGGTCCGGATCGCCGGATACCGTAAAAATCAGTTTGGATGGCTGGCGCAGCTTGATGGCCGAGGAGTGGGAATCATTGAGCTGGCCGTGCCGGCGGTTCACCGGCAGGCGTTTTATGGGATCGCAAAGACGATCGTTACGGGCGAGGATCGGAATTATGTATATTTAGAGCCGAGCATTCAGGCCGTTGTCCAGTTTCGAAATTGGACGCGGGCCGGGTTGCTGCGGTCGCCGGAATTTGTGCGATTTATAGTCTAG